Within uncultured Methanoregula sp., the genomic segment CGACCGGGCATTGTTGCCGTCACTGACGACGTAAAGGCAGGCTGCCCGGTCCAGATCGTGGATGAGCGGCACGGTAAGCCGCTTGCCATCGGCATTGCTCTCTTCGACGCGCCCGAGCTCCGTGCCAGTTCAGCCGGCAAGATGGTCAAGAAGTTCCATCACGTCGGTGATGAGATCTGGAACATGGAAATCTGAAGCTTACGGGCCCGGGCAAAGATGCAGGAGATCTGCGGGAAATCGCCTTTTTTTCTCATTTTTTTGGCTGAATCGACACCCGGACGGTTTCAAAATAGATACTATTAAATAATTTTCACCATACAGTTTTTTTATGGTTAAGATCATAGACACCCTTCTGGGAAAAAGTGCCGCGAGTTCGGACGATGACTATATGGAACTCGACCTCGCATCCTACGAGGAGCGCTCCGCCGGATCCCCGGCCCTGCTCGTGAAGATTGCAACAATCACCGACCTCAAGGACACTCCCCGGGTCAAGGACGAAGTCTACTCCGGCAATATTGTGATCGTCGACATTTCCCGGCTGAAGATGGACAAGATCTCCTACGAGCGTGTCTTGAAGGATCTCAAGGAAGTGGCAAAGGATGTCAACGGCGATATCATCGGCCTTGGCGACCAGCGCTACGTGGTCCTGACCCCGATGTCGGTGAAAATCTCCCGCGACAAGATCGGTGGATAATCGCGTGCAGCAGACCATAGTCCCGGGTCCGTGTCCGTGTTGCAATACTGAAATAGAATATCTGTATAAAACAGAAAATATTCCTTATTTTTCCGATATTCTCATCATTTCTGCGGTTTGCAGTTCGTGCGGCTACAAATATGTTGATACCCAGCTCCTGAAGCATGGTGATCCAGCCCGCCACACGCTTGCGGTTCAGACCGCTGATGATATCGATGCCCGGGTGATACGGAGCATGAGCGCAAGCATTGAGATTCCCGAGATGGGGGTACGGATCGATCCGGGCCCGGCCTGCCAGGGGTTTATCTCGAACGTTGAAGGGGTCCTCGACCGTATCGAGCAGGTGGTGAAAGGGGCGTTCCAGTGGGGGACGGAAGAGGAGAAGGAGAACGCTGCCAAACTCCTGGCCGATATCGCCCGGGTGAAGGCTGGTCATTACCCGATCACGCTGATACTGGAAGACCCGGAAGGGAACAGCACAATCATTGCAGACAAAACAGTAAAAGAGCCGTACACGCCGGAAGAATTAAACTGATAACAATTGTTTTTTTTTAATCCCACTCACACATTTTTATAAAATAGTGTTTTCCCGATCGGCAGGATCGTGAATGGATTTTTTAAAAGATTGGGATTTCTCTATTTCTGTTCTTTTTTCTGTTGCTTGTTTCGCCGGTGAAGCCAGATCACGACAAGAAGGATCGCAATCAGGGTCGCCCACGATGCCGAATAGATGACGATGATGGGGTTGCTCAGGATATTCGGGGGGACAATCGACGGCAGGGATGGCAGGGATGACGGGTGGCTGTCGAACATGATTTCAGCCGTGGCCGGGAACCGGCCTTTCCCGTCATAGAATTTCACGATTACCGTGGCGTTCCCGGAGGGGATAACCGCTTCATTCGGCCCGTTATTGGTATTGGGAAACGCAATGGACCGGTCGATCCTGCCCTTTTCATCCGCGATTTCGAGATACCATGCATCGGGATAGGAGGCGGAATAGAGATCCCTGACCTGGACACCAAGAGTGGAGCCGGGGGGAAGGGAGATATTCCAGGTACCCGTCGCATTTGCATTGTTGAAGGTCAGGGTGCGGAACTGGGTCTCCCCGGGACCGAGACGGATCGATCCCGAATCGTATATGCACGCAGCTGCAGCTTTTGTCAGGATCGGCCTGCCCTGGGGCGGGATATCTGCTTCCGGCGTGCAGAGGAGCCGGTCATCCATGATCTGGCTCGTTGTCAGTGCCACCGGGTAGATCCGGACCTCATCGAGGCCGCCCCGGAAGAAGTGGGGGCAGACCGGTGCCGGCTGGTCGTAGGTTCCTGCCTCGGCTCCCAGCATAACATAATTATTGTATTCATAGTGGATAGGACCGGATGCATTTACCTGGTTCCTCAGGATGCCATCAAGATAGATCTTCGAGACCTTCCCGTTATACGTACCGGTCACATAATGCCACTGGTGCTGGGTGATGGCCTCGTGCTGGATCGGTACGGATATCTCTCCCGGCCCCTGGAGATTTACTGTCCACCACAGATCGTTCCCGTCACCGAATCCAAGACGGTAGCCTCCTTCCCGGTAACTCGAGACAAGGGCCTGGGGATCAAACGAATCCGTATAAAACCAGGTTGAGACCGTGATCTCGTCCTCAGGGTGGTTTCCTGAACTGTACGGGATGCTGATATAATTCCCCAGGCCATTGAAGACCATGGCCCGGCCACACCCCCCGTTATCGGTCCGGGAAGCCCCGAAGATCGAACCGGAATTCCCGTGACTGGACAGATCATAAGCGGTCATCCCGCTGCCTTCATTGAAACTGAGATAAACAACGGGATCGGTCGATGTGTCGATCATGTTGCCGTAAGCACTCACACCGCTGATCAGGATAAGGAAGAGAAGAGATGCTGCCAGTAATTTTCCCGGAATCTGCAGGGTCGGCACGGGGGTCATACGATCGGCTCAATGGTGTATTGGGGCTCGTCCAAAAAGAACATTGCGATGGGAGCACAAGTTCCGCAACCGTCTTGTTCCCTGTCAAATACTATTAAGTATTTTGCAACATTATTTCCGGCATAATGACCAAAGTCACCGTTTACTCCACCAGGAACTGCCCGTATTGCCGGATGGCAAAGGCGTTCCTGGAAAAATACGGCGTTCCTTATGACAGCATCGATGTCGGGGCAGATGCAGATGCAGCTCAGAAGATGGTAGATCTCTCGGGCCAGCGCGGGGTCCCGGTGATCACGGTTGGAGAGGAGGTCATTGTCGGGTTCGATGCCCAGCGGCTCAACGAGCTCTTCGGGGAGGCAGTAGCTGACGAGATCTATGATGTGGTCATCATCGGTGCAGGACCAGCCGGCCTGACCGCAGGTGTTTACTGTGCCCGCAAGATGCTCTCGACCCGGATCATCAGTGAGAATATCGGGGGACAGGCCCTGGAATCGTGGGCGATCGAGAACTACATGGGCTACCGGATGGTGACCGGGGAAGACCTGATGAAGAAGTTCGAGGAGCAGGTAAGAACGCTCAATATCCGGCTCGACCTCGACCGGGTCACTTCCATCACGAAAGAGGGACAGACTTTTGTGATAAAAACGGTCTCGGAAGCAACGGTCCGGGCAAAGTCCGTGATCCTGACGCAGGGCAACAGGCCCCGAAAACTGGGCGTGGCAAACGAGGAGCAGTACCTCGGCCGGGGACTCTCGATCTGCTCAACCTGCGACGGCCCGCTGTACAAGGGGAAGAAAACAGCCGTTGTCGGCGGCGGCAACTCGGCGCTCCAGACCGCTATTGAGATGAGCGAGATTGCGAGCTCCGTCAGCCTGATCGTCCGGAGCACGATCCGGGCCGACCCGGTCTATGTCGAGCGGGTGAAGGAGAAGCGGAATATCACGGTTCACCTTGGAACCCATATATCGGCTCTCCAGGGAGACAAGTTCCTGTCAGGGGTTACCCTGCTGAATGAAAAGGGAGAGGAACAGACGATCAGTCTCGACGGGGTCTTTATCGAGATCGGCTGGCTGCCCAACACAGATATGGTCGAGGGGTTCGTTGACCTCAACGAGAAGAAGGAAATTATTGTCGATATCAACGGGAAGACGAGCGTGCCGGGTATCTTTGCTGCGGGTGACGTGACGAATGTCAAGAGCAAGCAGATCATCATCGCAGCCGGCGATGGGGCAAAGGCTGCGCTTGAAGCCTTTGAATACCTGGTGAAGACGTTTCAGGAATGATGGGGAGTGCCGGGCATTTCACCCGGTCATTCAGCTTTTTTCCGGTCCTTCTCGCGGTATCCTTCGAGCAGCACCGTGGCAATATTTTTCACCGGCTTATCCGTGTGGCCGGCAATGTGGAACTCGCAGAACGGGCATGACGTGATAACGATTTCAGCCCCGGTCTTTTTAATCTCATCGCCCCGCCTGCTCCCAAGCGCTGCGGCTTCCTCCGGGTTCCCGGAGCGTACTCCCCCACCGCTTCCGCAGCAGATGGACGGCATCTCCACAAGGTCTACAACCTGCCGGATCAGCTCCCG encodes:
- the sepF gene encoding cell division protein SepF, with the translated sequence MVKIIDTLLGKSAASSDDDYMELDLASYEERSAGSPALLVKIATITDLKDTPRVKDEVYSGNIVIVDISRLKMDKISYERVLKDLKEVAKDVNGDIIGLGDQRYVVLTPMSVKISRDKIGG
- a CDS encoding ZPR1 zinc finger domain-containing protein produces the protein MQQTIVPGPCPCCNTEIEYLYKTENIPYFSDILIISAVCSSCGYKYVDTQLLKHGDPARHTLAVQTADDIDARVIRSMSASIEIPEMGVRIDPGPACQGFISNVEGVLDRIEQVVKGAFQWGTEEEKENAAKLLADIARVKAGHYPITLILEDPEGNSTIIADKTVKEPYTPEELN
- a CDS encoding LamG domain-containing protein — protein: MTPVPTLQIPGKLLAASLLFLILISGVSAYGNMIDTSTDPVVYLSFNEGSGMTAYDLSSHGNSGSIFGASRTDNGGCGRAMVFNGLGNYISIPYSSGNHPEDEITVSTWFYTDSFDPQALVSSYREGGYRLGFGDGNDLWWTVNLQGPGEISVPIQHEAITQHQWHYVTGTYNGKVSKIYLDGILRNQVNASGPIHYEYNNYVMLGAEAGTYDQPAPVCPHFFRGGLDEVRIYPVALTTSQIMDDRLLCTPEADIPPQGRPILTKAAAACIYDSGSIRLGPGETQFRTLTFNNANATGTWNISLPPGSTLGVQVRDLYSASYPDAWYLEIADEKGRIDRSIAFPNTNNGPNEAVIPSGNATVIVKFYDGKGRFPATAEIMFDSHPSSLPSLPSIVPPNILSNPIIVIYSASWATLIAILLVVIWLHRRNKQQKKEQK
- a CDS encoding FAD-dependent oxidoreductase, whose translation is MTKVTVYSTRNCPYCRMAKAFLEKYGVPYDSIDVGADADAAQKMVDLSGQRGVPVITVGEEVIVGFDAQRLNELFGEAVADEIYDVVIIGAGPAGLTAGVYCARKMLSTRIISENIGGQALESWAIENYMGYRMVTGEDLMKKFEEQVRTLNIRLDLDRVTSITKEGQTFVIKTVSEATVRAKSVILTQGNRPRKLGVANEEQYLGRGLSICSTCDGPLYKGKKTAVVGGGNSALQTAIEMSEIASSVSLIVRSTIRADPVYVERVKEKRNITVHLGTHISALQGDKFLSGVTLLNEKGEEQTISLDGVFIEIGWLPNTDMVEGFVDLNEKKEIIVDINGKTSVPGIFAAGDVTNVKSKQIIIAAGDGAKAALEAFEYLVKTFQE